One window from the genome of Pseudomonas frederiksbergensis encodes:
- a CDS encoding ATPase domain-containing protein, producing MTTSNELISAKAATGIEGLDDILSGGLSRGHVFLLEGEPGTGKTTVALHFLLAGAEAGERSLYITLSETERELRQGAASHGWTMDENIHIFELTPPESLLNAEHQQSLLYSSDLELGEATRQIFEVVERFKPTRVVLDSLSEIRLLAQSSLRYRRQILAIKHYFVRYDATVLLLDDLTTESLDKTVHSVAHGVVRLEELTPSYGAERRRLRVVKYRGQKYRGGYHDFTIMGDGVHVFPRLVAAEHRGQYVRQQLSSGIQEMDALLGGGIETGSSTLILGPAGTGKSLISLIFAAAAVQRGEKAALFIFDEELGLLFERMKHIGIDLLELQKTGNLLIEQVDAAELSPGEFSHRVRRCVNEGDIKTVVIDSINGYQAAMPEENALVLHMHELLLYLNRKGAATFMTVAQHGLVGDMQAPVDITYLADTVILLRYFEALGKVRRAISIIKKRTGSHESTIREYRINKRGMTIGEPLEAFQGVLRGVPTYMGAGHPLLEDEAQ from the coding sequence TTGACTACATCTAACGAGTTGATCAGCGCAAAAGCCGCCACCGGTATCGAAGGGCTGGACGACATCCTTTCCGGTGGTTTGTCCCGAGGCCATGTGTTCCTCCTGGAGGGAGAACCGGGCACTGGCAAAACCACGGTCGCGTTGCACTTCCTGCTAGCCGGTGCCGAGGCCGGCGAGCGCTCGTTGTACATCACGCTATCGGAGACCGAGCGTGAATTGCGCCAGGGCGCAGCGTCCCACGGGTGGACCATGGATGAAAACATCCACATCTTCGAGTTGACCCCGCCCGAGAGCCTGCTCAACGCCGAGCATCAGCAAAGCCTGCTGTATTCCTCGGACCTGGAGCTGGGCGAAGCGACCCGGCAGATCTTCGAAGTGGTCGAGCGATTCAAGCCGACCCGCGTCGTGCTGGACAGTCTTTCCGAGATCCGCCTCCTGGCGCAAAGCTCCCTGCGCTATCGCCGGCAGATCCTGGCGATCAAGCACTATTTCGTACGCTACGACGCCACGGTCCTGCTCCTGGATGACTTGACCACCGAATCCCTGGACAAGACGGTGCACAGCGTGGCCCACGGCGTGGTCCGCCTCGAAGAATTGACTCCGTCTTACGGTGCCGAGCGGCGACGGTTGCGCGTGGTCAAGTACCGCGGGCAGAAGTACCGTGGTGGCTACCACGATTTCACGATCATGGGCGACGGCGTGCATGTCTTCCCTCGCCTGGTGGCCGCCGAGCACCGTGGACAGTACGTGCGCCAGCAATTGTCCAGCGGCATCCAGGAAATGGACGCCCTGCTCGGCGGCGGTATCGAGACCGGCTCCAGCACGCTGATCCTTGGTCCGGCCGGTACCGGCAAGTCGTTGATCTCCCTTATCTTCGCGGCAGCAGCTGTACAGCGCGGCGAAAAAGCCGCCCTGTTCATTTTCGATGAAGAGCTGGGTTTGCTGTTCGAGCGCATGAAGCACATCGGCATCGATCTGCTGGAGCTGCAGAAGACCGGCAACCTGCTGATCGAACAGGTCGATGCCGCCGAGCTGTCCCCCGGCGAGTTCTCCCACCGGGTACGCCGTTGCGTCAACGAAGGCGACATCAAGACGGTGGTGATCGACAGCATCAACGGCTACCAGGCCGCCATGCCTGAGGAAAACGCCCTGGTCTTGCACATGCATGAGCTTTTGCTCTACCTCAATCGCAAAGGCGCAGCGACGTTCATGACTGTCGCGCAACACGGCCTCGTGGGTGATATGCAGGCGCCGGTGGACATCACCTACCTGGCCGATACCGTTATCCTGCTGCGTTATTTCGAGGCGCTGGGGAAGGTTCGCCGCGCGATTTCCATTATCAAGAAGCGCACCGGCAGCCATGAATCCACCATCCGCGAATACCGTATCAACAAGCGGGGCATGACCATCGGCGAGCCCCTGGAAGCGTTCCAAGGCGTATTGCGCGGAGTGCCAACGTATATGGGAGCGGGTCACCCGTTGCTTGAGGATGAAGCCCAGTGA